Proteins encoded by one window of Chanos chanos chromosome 7, fChaCha1.1, whole genome shotgun sequence:
- the LOC115817221 gene encoding B-cell receptor CD22-like, which yields MSLPHSLVFLFMVQGVYGQNWGVTYNPDSICVLKGSSVTMSCSYTYANDNTVERVFWTKHEVENPSDLSEDIDYKGRFHYLGDKRSSCTMKLINVTQTHSRRYRFRFITDKDRWLGQSGVRLSVTDLQVETPERVMEGDTVTLKCNTTCSLSNTPTFIWYKNGHDLTRTTMKNNELSLQSVSSEDRGSYMCAVQGHENLPSPAVTLNVIHPPRSTTVSVNASGEIVEGSSVTLTCSSDANPPQINYTWYKENVTSPVGYGQSYIINNIQSSNSGLYYCEAQNKHGSQKTTAVPITLKGCYLSTVTVPRYTYLLLQNCLYNDEPPRGLSDDTTSHEPDTQDDPANQDVSASQDDEVYANVSFSEPESSRRVSNIVNDDTYANM from the exons atgtctcttcctcattctctggtCTTTCTGTTTATGGTTCAGG GTGTTTACGGTCAGAACTGGGGTGTCACTTATAATCCTGATAGTATCTGTGTCCTGAAGGGTTCATCAGTAACCATGTCCTGCTCCTACACATATGCCAATGATAATACAGTCGAAAGAGTTTTCTGGACAAAGCATGAAGTTGAGAACCCCTCTGATTTGTCTGAAGACATAGATTATAAAGGCAGGTTTCATTACCTTGGAGATAAACGGTCAAGCTGTACCATGAAACTGATTAATGTGACTCAGACACATTCAAGGAGATATCGATTCAGATTTATTACAGATAAGGACAGGTGGCTTGGTCAATCTGGAGTTAGACTGTCAGTTACAG acCTACAGgtggagactccagagagagtgatggagggtgatacagtcactctgaaatgtaaTACCACCTGTTCTCTGAGTAACACACCAACCTTCATCTGGTATAAAAATGGACATGATTTAACAAGGACAACCATGAAGaacaatgaactctctctccagtcagtcagctctgaggatagaggcagttatatgtgtgctgtacaaGGCCATGAGAatcttccctctcctgctgtcaCCCTCAATGTCATAC aTCCTCCAAGAAGTACCACAGTCTCAGTCAAtgcctctggtgaaatagtggagggaagttcagtgactctgacctgtagcagtgatgctaatccaccacaGATAAACTACACCTGGTATAAAGAGAATGTAACTTCACCTGTAGGATATGGACAGAgttacatcatcaacaacattcaGTCCAGTAACAGTGGACTGTACTACTGTGAGGCCCAGAATAAACATGGCTCTCAGAAAACCACTGCTGTACCAATCACACTGAAAG GGTGTTACCTGAGTACTGTTACAGTGCCACGTTATACTTATCTGCTTTTGCAA AACTGTCTGTATAATGATGAACCACCAAGGGGCTTGAGTGATGACACCACATCACATGAACCAGACACTCAAGATGacccagccaatcaggatgtCTCAGCCAGTCAGGATGATGAAGTGTATGCCAACGTTTCTTTTTCAGAACCTGAGTCATCACGTCGTGTCTCTAACATTGTTAATGATGATACATATGCTAACATGTAG